A genome region from Myroides fluvii includes the following:
- a CDS encoding TonB-dependent receptor plug domain-containing protein: MKRSLLLATGTLLTLSSTVVAQTNETLKEPEQKLEEIVISGQYNPQSINKAVNNVTILNRQRIENLGAVTLADALNQVMNISILPNAGTGRSTVKMFGLDAQYFTILIDNIPMISDEGFGNNTDLTQINLDDIEQIEIVEGAMGVDYGANAVTGIINIITKKNNINDWNVNFFVQEETVGSEYDLKNKGKHIQGITMGHNINDNLYASISYTHTDFKGWYDDRKGFTYYGDEEKRGHEWLPKNQNNVKGFLNYHHKSYRVYYKFEYFDERMKDYAKLFNINEDPIFETINPVAVDRILNTKRWANVLNTSGNWNDWMRFDLSFSYQKQERETNKYRYRIMYDEKFDKSSFKSESREVFFSRGTFSDFIKLEAAKFQVGYEIAYTNGYSAMSEQLAENPQKKALGSYDFYASSEINVLPRLMVRPGYRLMTSNTFDSQHALSLVLKYVLPGDYEIRGTIGTSPRLPNYEELYTYFVDVNHDLQGNENLNPEKGKTLFLNLKKTFALGDNMELSNSLTGRYLEVSDKIDLIEVVNPEGLKFVYENTDLYRNIGATFLTQLSWNSFDVGLGFTMSGVSQEMYKAPKGTDKFLYTPEVTANINYRLNKTGTNFSLYYKFNGEEERFKKGSDEFGEYYAKGKQESYSWLDFSVRQPFFKKMLYATVGVRNLFDIKDIRSTTSGATAHTAGSTTNPIGYGTSFFIKLQYKLGF; encoded by the coding sequence ATGAAACGTTCACTACTGCTTGCAACAGGTACTTTACTTACTTTAAGTTCGACTGTAGTTGCTCAAACAAATGAGACGCTGAAAGAGCCAGAACAAAAATTGGAAGAAATTGTGATTTCTGGTCAATATAATCCTCAATCTATCAATAAAGCTGTCAATAATGTAACGATTCTAAATAGACAAAGAATTGAGAATTTAGGTGCTGTCACGCTTGCAGATGCGCTAAATCAAGTCATGAATATTTCAATCTTACCTAATGCAGGTACAGGGCGCTCAACCGTTAAGATGTTCGGTTTAGATGCTCAATATTTCACTATTCTAATTGACAATATACCCATGATTTCCGATGAGGGTTTTGGTAATAATACAGATTTGACGCAAATCAATCTCGATGACATTGAGCAGATTGAAATTGTTGAAGGCGCTATGGGAGTCGACTACGGGGCAAACGCAGTAACTGGAATTATTAATATCATTACAAAAAAGAATAACATCAACGATTGGAATGTTAACTTTTTTGTACAAGAAGAAACCGTAGGAAGTGAATATGATTTAAAAAATAAAGGAAAGCATATTCAAGGAATTACAATGGGGCATAATATTAACGACAATTTATATGCTAGTATTTCCTATACTCATACCGATTTTAAAGGATGGTATGACGATAGAAAGGGATTTACGTATTATGGGGATGAAGAAAAAAGAGGACATGAATGGTTGCCAAAGAACCAGAATAATGTCAAAGGTTTTCTAAATTACCACCACAAGTCTTACCGCGTATATTATAAGTTCGAATATTTTGATGAACGCATGAAAGATTATGCGAAGCTCTTTAATATAAACGAAGATCCAATTTTTGAAACAATAAACCCAGTAGCAGTTGATCGTATCTTAAATACAAAACGTTGGGCCAATGTATTGAATACCTCTGGTAATTGGAATGATTGGATGCGTTTTGATTTGTCTTTCTCTTACCAAAAACAAGAAAGAGAAACCAATAAATACAGATATCGTATTATGTACGATGAGAAATTTGATAAGAGCTCTTTTAAAAGCGAAAGTAGAGAAGTGTTTTTCTCAAGAGGTACTTTTAGTGACTTTATTAAGTTAGAAGCAGCGAAGTTTCAAGTGGGATACGAAATAGCTTATACCAATGGCTATTCCGCTATGTCAGAACAGCTAGCTGAGAATCCACAGAAAAAAGCATTGGGAAGTTATGATTTCTACGCCTCTTCTGAGATTAATGTATTGCCAAGATTAATGGTGCGTCCGGGATACCGCTTGATGACATCCAATACTTTTGACAGTCAACACGCTTTGAGCTTGGTCTTAAAATATGTACTGCCTGGTGATTATGAGATCAGAGGTACAATTGGTACTTCTCCTCGTTTACCTAATTATGAAGAACTGTATACTTACTTTGTAGATGTAAATCACGATTTGCAAGGAAATGAAAACCTAAATCCGGAAAAAGGGAAAACTCTATTTCTGAATTTAAAGAAAACATTTGCACTTGGCGATAATATGGAGTTGAGTAATAGCTTAACAGGACGCTACTTGGAAGTTTCAGATAAAATTGACTTAATTGAAGTAGTAAATCCAGAAGGACTAAAATTTGTTTATGAAAATACAGATCTATACCGCAATATAGGCGCTACGTTTTTGACACAATTAAGTTGGAATTCTTTTGATGTAGGTCTTGGTTTTACCATGTCAGGCGTATCTCAAGAAATGTATAAAGCACCAAAAGGAACAGATAAGTTCTTATATACACCTGAAGTAACGGCGAATATCAATTATCGTTTGAACAAAACTGGGACAAACTTCTCGCTCTATTATAAATTTAATGGAGAAGAAGAACGATTCAAAAAAGGATCCGATGAATTTGGAGAGTACTATGCAAAAGGGAAGCAAGAAAGCTATTCTTGGTTAGACTTTAGTGTAAGACAACCGTTCTTTAAAAAGATGCTGTATGCAACAGTAGGAGTAAGAAACTTATTTGATATTAAAGATATTCGTTCAACGACAAGTGGTGCCACTGCACACACAGCAGGATCAACGACAAATCCCATTGGATATGGAACGAGTTTCTTTATTAAGTTACAATATAAATTAGGATTTTAA
- a CDS encoding HmuY family protein, with amino-acid sequence MKNYKLGKLVFAFVALVFFSSCEKDSNNGNSDVRDFVVAFDDPSIPYREIETTRKVELVFSEMAQGEGSVEIQIIPSKAIYGVDFATIPAAADLKLVVPFSKGMKSTSFTFENLIFPYDRTDKTIQFNIAKVNYSEKTPKIQGYNVMMISFDTSLGGIMTPNVGGPTQPNQVYVDLGGKAMYEVKRNSWDLAFDSGSEFRVRLNGSIYMAAGSIKGAGSIDDVREDNTIREMKNVVKIGTFDPANLEYIDDPSGDPAKTAIHAISDNDANNKVYLINMGFDPGTDAVDPGSVLVTGKERGWKKVRILKREGGYLLQYADINDSTHKEVMIPKSPGFNFTFYSFNTNSIVQVEPSKTKWDLNFTVFTNKVDQAGDPKGSYGYSDFIVQNSYGGVKAYKVTSPAGDKNFYKEYNLEKVVESSLSSDFTAIGGTWREVANAKVLYKNVFYVIKDAKGNYYKMRMLDFFNEKGDRGYPKFEYSLLR; translated from the coding sequence ATGAAGAATTATAAATTAGGAAAACTTGTTTTTGCATTTGTAGCACTTGTTTTTTTCAGTTCATGTGAAAAAGATTCTAATAATGGAAATAGCGATGTTCGCGATTTTGTTGTGGCTTTTGATGATCCATCTATTCCTTATAGAGAAATTGAAACGACGCGAAAAGTAGAGTTAGTGTTTTCTGAAATGGCTCAAGGAGAGGGATCCGTCGAGATTCAGATTATTCCCAGTAAAGCTATTTATGGAGTGGATTTTGCTACCATACCAGCAGCAGCTGATTTAAAATTAGTTGTTCCTTTTTCAAAAGGCATGAAAAGCACTTCGTTTACGTTTGAAAATTTAATTTTTCCTTATGATCGAACGGATAAGACTATTCAGTTTAATATCGCAAAGGTAAATTACAGTGAAAAAACGCCGAAAATCCAAGGATATAATGTCATGATGATTAGTTTCGATACTTCATTAGGAGGTATTATGACACCCAATGTCGGAGGTCCAACACAACCCAATCAGGTATATGTAGACTTAGGAGGAAAAGCGATGTATGAGGTAAAACGCAATTCATGGGATTTAGCCTTTGATAGCGGAAGCGAGTTTAGAGTTCGCTTGAATGGTTCGATTTATATGGCAGCAGGTAGCATCAAAGGTGCAGGTTCTATTGATGATGTACGAGAAGACAACACAATTCGAGAAATGAAAAATGTCGTGAAGATTGGTACATTTGACCCAGCGAATTTAGAATATATTGATGACCCTTCAGGAGATCCTGCTAAAACAGCAATTCACGCCATCTCAGACAATGATGCAAATAACAAAGTGTATTTAATCAATATGGGATTTGATCCAGGAACGGATGCTGTTGATCCTGGTTCGGTTTTAGTTACTGGAAAAGAACGCGGGTGGAAAAAAGTACGCATCTTAAAACGCGAAGGAGGTTACCTATTGCAGTATGCAGATATCAACGACAGCACGCACAAAGAAGTTATGATTCCTAAATCACCAGGATTTAATTTTACCTTCTATAGTTTCAACACAAATAGTATTGTACAAGTAGAACCGAGTAAAACTAAATGGGATTTAAATTTTACCGTGTTTACAAATAAAGTAGATCAAGCAGGAGACCCTAAAGGATCTTATGGATATTCTGACTTTATAGTTCAGAATAGTTACGGAGGAGTAAAAGCCTATAAGGTAACTAGCCCTGCTGGAGATAAAAATTTCTATAAGGAATACAATTTAGAAAAGGTAGTAGAAAGTTCATTATCAAGTGATTTTACTGCGATTGGAGGTACTTGGAGAGAAGTAGCTAATGCAAAAGTGTTATATAAAAATGTATTTTATGTAATCAAGGACGCCAAAGGGAATTATTATAAAATGAGAATGTTAGATTTCTTCAATGAAAAAGGAGATCGCGGATATCCGAAATTTGAATATTCATTGTTGAGATAA
- a CDS encoding class I SAM-dependent methyltransferase, protein MNNLDLNEVASQLRCPSGQVGEELAEVMFKSNSNMIYKTVDRLQLYQGDAVLEIGFGSAKHLPYVFSAAQNLSYYGVEISALMVEMAMKVKESMIQEAIELKLAEELNTLAYPDKFFNHCFSVNTVYFWNDPVKYFTEIYRVLKPGGSIALSYIREDFAQQQPFAKEDVFHFYRTEWLIRIMTNIGYSHVERWQYIENTVDKVGNKVIRPFVVLKGKK, encoded by the coding sequence ATGAATAATTTAGATTTAAATGAGGTAGCAAGTCAGTTGCGATGCCCTTCAGGGCAAGTAGGTGAGGAGTTGGCAGAAGTAATGTTTAAATCAAATAGCAATATGATTTACAAAACAGTAGATCGATTGCAATTGTATCAAGGGGATGCGGTTTTAGAAATCGGCTTTGGTAGTGCAAAGCATTTACCTTATGTTTTTTCAGCTGCTCAGAATCTTAGTTATTATGGAGTAGAAATTTCGGCTTTAATGGTAGAGATGGCGATGAAAGTAAAAGAATCTATGATTCAGGAAGCGATTGAATTGAAATTAGCAGAAGAATTGAACACCCTTGCTTACCCTGATAAATTTTTTAATCATTGTTTTTCAGTAAATACTGTTTATTTCTGGAATGACCCCGTTAAGTATTTTACAGAGATTTATCGTGTCCTTAAGCCAGGAGGAAGTATAGCGCTATCTTATATTAGAGAAGATTTCGCACAGCAACAACCTTTTGCAAAAGAAGATGTTTTTCATTTTTATCGCACAGAATGGTTGATTCGCATCATGACTAATATCGGATATAGTCATGTTGAACGTTGGCAGTATATTGAAAACACTGTAGATAAAGTAGGTAATAAAGTAATTCGACCTTTTGTTGTATTAAAAGGGAAGAAGTAA
- the xpt gene encoding xanthine phosphoribosyltransferase, translating into MELLRQRILQDGRCFEGGILKVDSFINHQMDPVLMKSIGVEFVRRFAGTNVNKIMTIEASGIAPAIMTGYLLNLPVVFAKKKKPSTMEHMLHTQIHSFTKDRTYDVVISNDFLTPEDNVLFVDDFLAYGNAAVGVLDLIEQSGANLVGMGFIIEKAFQQGRKLLEEKGVRVESLAIIDDLSNCTITIR; encoded by the coding sequence ATGGAATTATTACGTCAGCGAATTCTTCAAGATGGTAGATGTTTTGAAGGAGGAATTTTAAAAGTAGATAGCTTTATTAATCACCAAATGGATCCTGTTTTAATGAAATCCATAGGGGTAGAGTTTGTCCGTCGATTTGCAGGAACGAATGTTAATAAGATTATGACGATTGAAGCTAGTGGAATAGCACCCGCTATTATGACAGGATACCTTCTTAATCTGCCAGTCGTATTTGCAAAGAAGAAAAAACCTAGTACGATGGAGCATATGTTGCACACACAAATTCACTCTTTTACGAAAGACAGAACCTATGACGTTGTTATTAGCAATGATTTTCTAACACCTGAGGATAATGTGCTTTTTGTCGATGACTTTTTAGCCTATGGAAATGCTGCCGTAGGCGTGCTGGATTTAATAGAGCAGTCTGGAGCTAATCTAGTGGGAATGGGATTTATTATAGAGAAAGCCTTCCAACAAGGGAGAAAATTGTTAGAGGAAAAAGGCGTGCGCGTTGAATCGTTGGCTATTATTGACGATCTTTCCAATTGTACAATTACAATCCGATAA